A region from the Planifilum fulgidum genome encodes:
- a CDS encoding transposase produces the protein GKQLYKRRSQTIERSFADAKELHGLRYARYRGLAKVREQCLLIAVAQNIKKMALLLSKRGKGFVIRLIYQI, from the coding sequence GGCAAACAACTGTATAAACGACGGAGTCAGACCATTGAGCGCAGCTTCGCTGACGCCAAAGAACTTCATGGGCTTCGTTATGCACGCTACAGGGGGCTTGCCAAAGTCAGAGAGCAATGCCTCCTTATTGCCGTGGCTCAAAACATCAAAAAAATGGCCTTGCTCCTCTCGAAGAGAGGAAAAGGCTTTGTGATCCGCCTAATTTACCAAATCTAA